In Deltaproteobacteria bacterium, one genomic interval encodes:
- a CDS encoding PIN domain-containing protein: protein MISVDTNILLYAYDNLCSEHQAAHDFLIKQKHNRNFCICELVLVELYVLLRNPKIVTQPLAANEAVGVVQAYRTNHNWAVIEGGNGIMQEVWAIAKADSFARRRIFDARLAFTLLHNGVTAFATHNVADFEGFGFSNVWDPIENK, encoded by the coding sequence ATGATTTCAGTTGATACTAATATCCTTCTTTATGCCTATGATAATCTTTGCTCGGAACACCAAGCTGCACATGACTTTTTAATTAAGCAAAAGCACAATAGAAATTTTTGCATTTGTGAATTGGTGCTGGTTGAGCTTTATGTTTTATTACGAAATCCAAAAATAGTAACACAACCTCTTGCTGCAAACGAAGCTGTTGGAGTTGTACAAGCTTATCGCACAAACCATAATTGGGCAGTTATTGAAGGTGGCAATGGAATAATGCAAGAGGTGTGGGCGATTGCGAAAGCTGATAGCTTTGCACGTCGACGAATTTTTGATGCGCGTCTTGCATTTACCCTATTACATAATGGTGTTACCGCATTTGCCACGCACAATGTTGCTGATTTTGAAGGATTCGGATTTAGTAACGTCTGGGATCCAATTGAAAATAAATAA